A single window of Nicotiana sylvestris chromosome 3, ASM39365v2, whole genome shotgun sequence DNA harbors:
- the LOC104218049 gene encoding light-harvesting complex-like protein 3 isotype 1, chloroplastic: protein MAAVAVTSFTHTAYSSHHLKKKQWPQAKCMKITNVMTPKVEAQTHLNVVEIKDRSSLLADDNAKPTRNDEVQDSTGTESQVLRFSDERWKNGTWDLNMFVKNGKMDWDSVIVAEAQRRKFLELFPEAATNQEPVVFRSSVIPWWAWMTHSHLPEAELLNGRAAMVGFFMAYLVDVLTGLDVVGQMGNFICKTALLATVAGVILFRKRTDFDKLKKLADEATFYDKQWQDQPASTNRDSKQQRK from the exons ATGGCTGCTGTTGCTGTTACTTCATTTACACACACAGCTTACAGCTCTCATCACTTAAAGAAAAAACAATGGCCTCAAGCCAAGTGCATGAAGATTACCAATGTCATGactccaaaagttgaagcacaaACACACTTAAACGTTGTTGAAATTAAAGACAGATCTTCTTTACTGGCTGATGATAATGCAAAGCCGACAAGGAATGATGAAGTTCAAGATAGTACAGGTACAGAGTCTCAAGTCCTAAGGTTTTCGGACGAGCGATGGAAGAACGGAACGTGGGATCTCAATATGTTTGTGAAAAATGGTAAAATGGATTGGGATAGTGTCATAGTTGCAG AAGCACAACGGAGGAAATTCCTGGAACTTTTCCCAGAAGCAGCAACAAACCAAGAACCTGTGGTCTTTAGAAGTTCTGTTATACCATGGTGGGCATGGATGACGCATTCTCACCTCCCTGAAGCTGAGCTGCTAAATG GAAGAGCTGCAATGGTGGGATTTTTCATGGCTTATCTAGTGGATGTTTTAACAGGGCTTGATGTTGTAGGCCAAATGGGTAATTTCATATGTAAAACTGCCCTATTAGCAACAGTTGCAGGTGTAATTCTGTTTAGAAAAAGGACAGATTTTGACAAGTTAAAGAAGCTAGCTGATGAAGCTACATTTTATGACAAGCAATGGCAAGATCAACCAGCTTCTACAAATCGTGATTCAAAGCAACAAAGAAAGTGA